A stretch of the Lolium perenne isolate Kyuss_39 chromosome 3, Kyuss_2.0, whole genome shotgun sequence genome encodes the following:
- the LOC127343339 gene encoding large ribosomal subunit protein eL43z, whose product MTKRTKKAGIVGKYGTRYGASLRKQIKKMEVSQHSKYFCEFCGKFAVKRKAVGIWGCKDCGKVKAGGAYTMNTASAVTVRSTIRRLREQTEA is encoded by the exons ATG ACGAAGCGCACCAAGAAGGCTGGGATTGTTGGCAAATACG GTACGAGGTATGGTGCCAGTCTGCGTAAGCAGATCAAGAAGATGGAGGTGTCTCAGCACTCCAAGTACTTCTGTGAGTTCTGCGGGAAG TTCGCTGTGAAGAGGAAAGCAGTTGGAATTTGGGGATGCAAAGACTGTGGGAAGGTCAAGGCTGGTGGTGCTTACACCATGAA CACTGCTAGTGCCGTCACTGTCAGGAGCACAATCCGTCGCTTGAGGGAGCAGACTGAAGCTTGA
- the LOC139838094 gene encoding long chain base biosynthesis protein 1a-like, giving the protein MALPIVNATAAVLARVTSAFNAPLARAVVFGVHIDGHLVVEGLLIAVILFQLSRKSYKPPKRPLSEKVEGFSAHGSLFVHVRKRLMSYVMNGSQSLYVLQSSRGPEQTRQCWRVDGKEVVNFASANYLGLIGNEKILVRQNSIV; this is encoded by the exons ATGGCATTACCGATTGTGAATGCCACAGCCGCAGTGCTTGCTCGTGTTACATCTGCATTCAACGCCCCTCTAGCCCGTGCGGTCGTCTTCGGGGTTCACATTGATG GACACTTGGTTGTGGAAGGGCTTCTTATTGCAGTCATACTGTTTCAGCTTTCCAGGAAGAGCTACAAACCACCAAAGAGGCCACTTAGTGAAAAGGTGGAGGGCTTTTCTGCTCATGGCTCTCTCTTTGTTCATGTTAGGAA GAGATTGATGAGCTATGTGATGAATGGGAGCCAGAGCCTCTATGTCCTTCAATCAAGCAGGGGGCCCGAACAGACACGCCAGTGTTGGAGAG TTGATGGGAAAGAAGTTGTGAACTTTGCATCAGCAAACTACCTCGGTTTAATTGGCAACGAGAAAATTCTTGTAAGGCAGAACTCTATTGTTTGA
- the LOC127343337 gene encoding aspartic proteinase NANA, chloroplast: MAARRLTLLLAVAAAALFAVASGARASKSAQFDLFRLGSGSLAQQAFHDRYRLSTIAARLRLTSGRARRRTRETAAGSRAAAFAMPLGSGAYTGIGQYFVRFRVGTPAQPFLLVADTGSDLTWVKCSNSSSAAADKEGRAFRPERSRTWAPISCASDTCVKSLPFSLATCPTPGTACAYDYRYKDGSAALGTVGTESATIALSGPAAAPSKAKLKGLVLGCSTSYSGPSFDASDGVLSLGYSDISFASHAASRFAGRFSYCLVDHLAPRNATSYLTFGPNPAVSSHTSSSSCPRAAKPRARETPLVLDARMRPFYDVSIKAISVDGEFLKIPRAVWDVDAGGGVILDSGTSLTVLAKPAYRAVVAALDKKLAALPRVTMDPFEYCYNWTSPSVVDLPKLAVHFAGSARLEPPGKSYVIDAAPGVKCIGVQEGPWPGISVIGNILQQEHLWEFDLKNRRLRFKRSRCTH, from the exons ATGGCGGCTCGCCGCCTGACCCTGCTGCTCGCGGTCGCGGCGGCCGCGCTCTTCGCGGTCGCAAGCGGCGCCCGCGCGAGCAAGTCGGCGCAGTTCGACCTGTTCCGCCTCGGGTCGGGCTCCCTCGCGCAGCAGGCGTTCCACGACCGGTACCGGCTGTCCACCATCGCCGCGCGGCTACGGCTAACATCGGGTCGCGCGCGGCGGCGCACGCGCGAGACGGCGGCGGGGTCGCGGGCGGCGGCGTTCGCGATGCCGCTGGGGTCGGGCGCGTACACGGGCATCGGGCAGTACTTCGTGCGGTTCCGCGTGGGCACCCCCGCGCAGCCGTTCCTGCTGGTGGCCGACACCGGCAGCGACCTGACCTGGGTCAAGTGCAGCAACtcctcgtcggcggcggcggataAGGAAGGGCGCGCGTTCCGGCCGGAGAGGTCGAGGACGTGGGCGCCCATCTCGTGCGCGTCGGACACCTGCGTCAAGTCGCTCCCCTTCTCCCTCGCCACCTGCCCCACGCCCGGCACCGCCTGCGCCTACGACTACCG GTACAAGGACGGTTCGGCGGCGCTGGGCACGGTGGGCACGGAGTCGGCGACGATCGCGCTGTcggggccggcggcggcgccgagcaaggccaagctcaaggGCCTCGTGCTCGGCTGCTCCACCTCCTACAGCGGGCCCAGCTTCGACGCCTCCGACGGCGTCCTCAGCCTCGGCTACAGCGACATCTCCttcgcctcccacgccgcctcCCGCTTCGCCGGACGCTTCTCCTACTGCCTCGTCGACCACCTCGCCCCACGCAACGCCACCAGCTACCTCACCTTCGGCCCCAACCCCGCCGTCTCCTCCcacacctcctcctcctcatgccCCCGCGCCGCCAAGCCACGCGCGCGGGAGACGCCGCTGGTGCTCGACGCCCGGATGCGCCCATTCTACGACGTCTCCATCAAGGCCATCTCCGTCGACGGCGAGTTCCTCAAAATCCCGCGCGCCGTCTGGGACGTCGACGCGGGCGGCGGCGTCATCCTCGACTCCGGCACCAGCCTCACCGTCCTCGCGAAACCCGCCTACCGCGCCGTCGTGGCGGCCCTGGACAAGAAACTCGCTGCCCTGCCGAGGGTAACCATGGACCCTTTCGAGTACTGCTACAACTGGACCTCGCCCTCCGTCGTCGACCTGCCGAAGCTCGCCGTGCACTTCGCCGGCTCCGCCCGGCTGGAGCCGCCGGGGAAGAGCTACGTGATCGACGCGGCCCCCGGCGTGAAGTGCATCGGCGTGCAGGAGGGGCCCTGGCCCGGGATCTCCGTCATCGGCAACATCCTGCAGCAGGAGCACCTGTGGGAGTTCGACCTCAAGAACCGGCGGCTCCGGTTCAAACGATCACGGTGCACGCACTGA
- the LOC127343338 gene encoding peroxynitrite isomerase Rv2717c: MEAAGSPTLPPAPHPLVAPLSFLLGKWRGEGEGTFPTIAPFRYGEEILFSHHPSKPVISYTQKTWKAASGEPMHAESGYWRPRPDGSVEVVIAQSTGLAEVQKGSYDAEKKTVTLQSELVGNASKVKQIARSFQVVNGELSYIVQMATITNSLQPHLKALLKMI, translated from the exons ATGGAAGCCGCCGGCTCACCCACGTTGCCGCCGGCGCCGCACCCGCTGGTTGCGCCGCTGTCGTTCCTGCTGGGCAAGTGGCGCGGGGAAGGCGAGGGGACCTTCCCGACCATCGCCCCTTTCCGCTACGGCGAGGAGATCCTCTTCTCCCACCACCCCTCCAAG CCGGTGATCTCCTACACGCAGAAGACGTGGAAGGCGGCGTCCGGCGAGCCGATGCACGCCGAGAGTGGGTACTGGCGTCCCCGCCCCGACGGCTCCGTCGAGGTGGTCATCGCCCAGAGCACAGGCCTCGCCGAGGTCCAG AAGGGTTCATATGACGCTGAAAAGAAAACAGTGACACTCCAAAGCGAACTTGTTGGCAATGCATCAAAG GTGAAGCAGATCGCTAGGTCATTTCAGGTGGTGaacggggagttatcttacatcgtTCAGATGGCAACAATCACAAACAGTCTACAGCCACATCTGAAAGCCCTTCTCAAAATGATATGA